The Procambarus clarkii isolate CNS0578487 chromosome 7, FALCON_Pclarkii_2.0, whole genome shotgun sequence genome window below encodes:
- the LOC123761454 gene encoding uncharacterized protein translates to MSEATELEYVVLTPDDLDDVIHLLVNHYYSRENIRLGAGMSAATKMDEQYIPGCLRSGLSTGARDERTGRLVGVVLSYSATPQAPQLKDVVTYITEAELKVLKVKTILEGMLDLSEDRGVECVQRLTRFCVQPDYGSRGVARMLVQKSMDLGAKQGCQLAYLRATSPYTQKLCDRLGFDTRAILDLSTLEEGLLDLSRVTCKTFKVMTKNLTPKETIKSSLIPCENREERVATDHICYRRLSEPAVAGVSRHQAVRLVAAGFSSTLSEAPTTDVPLDQTNGQVPVALPPTPWEAPTADVTKHQRRRLVPAGFSVTTGVSLHQTERQMFAGFYPTLREAPSTGAIQQQAERLEAESFSPTLKKAPLSESPTSSCL, encoded by the exons ATGAGCGAGGCCACAGAGCTGGAGTACGTGGTGCTGACCCCAGATGACCTGGATGACGTCATCCACCTTCTGGTCAACCATTACTACTCGAGAGAGAACATT AGACTAGGTGCTGGCATGAGCGCCGCCACGAAGATGGATGAGCAGTACATTCCAGGCTGCTTGCGCTCAGGACTCTCCACAGGAGCAAGGGACGAGCGCACAGGAAGGCTAGTTGGCGTGGTGCTCAGTTACAGCGCCACGCCCCAGGCTCCCCAGCTTAAAGATGTGGTCACGTACATCACTGAAGCTGAG TTGAAGGTTCTCAAGGTTAAGACCATTCTTGAGGGGATGCTGGACTTATCTGAGGATCGTGGGGTGGAGTGTGTTCAGAGACTGACTCGTTTCTGTGTTCAACCCGACTATGGCAGCCGAGGCGTCGCACGGATGTTGGTACAG AAAAGCATGGACCTGGGCGCCAAACAAGGCTGCCAACTAGCCTACTTACGAGCAACAAGCCCATACACTCAGAAACTGTGTGACCGTCTTGGGTTCGATACCCGGGCCATACTGGACCTCAGCACCCTGGAGGAGGGACTGCTTGACCTCTCCCGCGTCACCTGTAAGACTTTCAAGGTCATGACTAAGAATCTCACACCGAAAGAAACGATAAAATCCAG TCTTATCCCGTGTGAAAACAGAGAGGAACGAGTAGCGACAGACCATATATGCTACAGGAGACTTTCTGAGCCTGCGGTGGCGGGTGTATCACGGCATCAAGCAGTGCGCCTGGTGGCTGCAGGCTTCTCTTCAACGCTAAGTGAGGCTCCTACGACAGATGTACCACTGGATCAGACGAATGGACAGGTGCCTGTAGCGTTACCTCCAACGCCGTGGGAGGCTCCGACGGCAGATGTAACAAAGCATCAGAGGCGGCGACTGGTTCCTGCAGGGTTTTCAGTAACGACAGGTGTATCACTGcatcagacagagagacagatgttTGCAGGGTTCTACCCAACGCTGAGAGAGGCTCCTTCAACAGGTGCAATACAGCAACAGGCAGAGCGACTGGAGGCTGAAAGCTTCTCGCCGACTCTGAAGAAGGCTCCGTTGTCTGAATCTCCCACCTCAAGTTGCCTCTGA